Below is a window of Christensenella minuta DNA.
ATGCCGAAACACGTAATGATGTACTGCGACAGCGCGGAGCCAGACAGGATTAAAACATGGCGTTCTTCCGGGTATAAAGCCGTGGCAGTTAAGAAAGAGCAAGGGAGCGTACAAGCGCAGATCGACTATTTAAAAGCGCATAAAATACACATTCATCCTTCATGCGTAAATCTTATGAAGGAGCTCCAACAATGGAAGTGGAAGCGTGACGAAAAGCGGGATGTGTGGCTAGATGAACCCGTTCCATTTCTTGACGATGCAATCGCCGCGCTGCGGTATGGAATAGAGCCAGTGCGCAAGGTGCGCAGACTACAGAGTTTTTCAAAGGAAGGGCTAGGACTTTGATAGAGTATAGAATCAACAAAGACAAAGAACTTACTGTTGACGAAATCCGGCAGCTTATAACGAATAGCGCGGCAGAGGCGGCGCGTAGGCAGTATTTGCACCAGCAGTATGACGGGAAGCAGGACATTTTAAATCGCACTGTTTCAGACCCGACCAAGCCGAACAACAGGCTTGTGAATAATTATCCGGCGTATATCACAGACAGTTACACGGGTTATTTCATGGGTGTACCCGTCACGTATAAGGCGGCAGAGGGCGCGCCGGATGATATGCTGATTGAGATAAAAGCGCTATTTGACTATAACGACGAACAGAGCGAAAACGCAGAACTCGCAAAAGAAGCCAGCATCACGGGCGACGCTTATGAGCTTTTATATCTGGATAGTGATTCAAACGTTAGATTTACGGCGTTGGATTACACGGAAACCTGCATTGCGGTATATGATGCAGCCCTAGAGGGTGAAATGCTGTACTTCATCCGGGCATACGATGTGCTAAAAGACCTATTCTCAAACGAAAAAACGCAAACGGTTGAGGTGTACGATCAAAAGCAGGTATCATACTATACCGCAGATGCTGCTACGCTAAAGCTTACTGGACAAAGACTACATTACTTCAATGATGTTCCCGTTGTGGTATATAAAAACAACAAAGAGGGCATAGGCGATTTTGAGCGCGAAATGACACTTATAAACGCCTATGACAAGATGCAGAGCGACAGCGCGAACGACCTCGAATATTTTACTGACGCCTATTTAGTGCTGCGTGGTCTTGGCGGGACGACTGCGGAAGATGTATTTGCAATGAAGGAGCAGCGCGTACTGTCTTTGTCGGATGCGGATTCTCACGCTGAATGGCTAATAAAACAGATTAATGATACGTACATCGAGAACCTTAAAAACCGTATAGATGATGATATTCACAAATTTAGCAAGTGCCCGAAACTTACGGATGAATCGTTTGCAAATAACCTTTCCGGCATTGCGATCAAGTATAAACTGATTGGATTTGAGAATGTAACGAGCGTAAAAGAGAGATATTTTAAAAAGGCACTACAGCGAAGAATTGAATTGATTTGCAATGTGCAAAATTTGTTTGCTAAGAATTACGATTACACCATGATAGATATGACGTTTACCCGCAATATCCCGTGAACGCGACAGAAGCCGCCGACATGGTAAACAAGATAACCGGGGTAGTATCGCGTGAAACGGCATTAGGGCAATTGCCATTTGTAACAGATGTGGAGGACGAAATAAGCAAGATAGATTCCGAAAAGCCAACATACGAAATAGCGTATCAGGAAGACGACGAAGGGCAGCC
It encodes the following:
- a CDS encoding phage portal protein, which translates into the protein MIEYRINKDKELTVDEIRQLITNSAAEAARRQYLHQQYDGKQDILNRTVSDPTKPNNRLVNNYPAYITDSYTGYFMGVPVTYKAAEGAPDDMLIEIKALFDYNDEQSENAELAKEASITGDAYELLYLDSDSNVRFTALDYTETCIAVYDAALEGEMLYFIRAYDVLKDLFSNEKTQTVEVYDQKQVSYYTADAATLKLTGQRLHYFNDVPVVVYKNNKEGIGDFEREMTLINAYDKMQSDSANDLEYFTDAYLVLRGLGGTTAEDVFAMKEQRVLSLSDADSHAEWLIKQINDTYIENLKNRIDDDIHKFSKCPKLTDESFANNLSGIAIKYKLIGFENVTSVKERYFKKALQRRIELICNVQNLFAKNYDYTMIDMTFTRNIP
- a CDS encoding phage portal protein translates to MVNKITGVVSRETALGQLPFVTDVEDEISKIDSEKPTYEIAYQEDDEGQPVFK